From Acidobacteriota bacterium:
TGAAATCAGGTTACAAACCGCAAGCAGGCTCATCCCCTGGTGATGGGCCATCCAGCATCGGATCAGCTCATAGTCCTTTGCTCCCGGGGCATGCCTCTTCGAGTAATCAGCGGATTCATAGAAACCGAAACGGCCGAACCATCCGCTTTCCCACATCAGTTTGAGGTTGCGAGTGGCGGACGTGGGGTCAACCTGCAGCGCCAGGAAGCTCGCGTAAGGAGCGATAACAATGTCTCCTAAGGCATTCGAGTCTACTGCCAGGCCGGGCAAACCAAATGCGGCGTATTGGTAGATGCCTTTATGGTCCCGGGCACTGAAGGCGGCCTCTGAAATACCCCAGGGGACTTTTCTCCTCCGCGCATATTTCTGCTGGCAGACCACCGCTGAGTGCATGCCTTCGTCCAGCATTGTGCCTGAATAGGAGCGCATCCAGAGTAAGGGCATCAGGTACTCGAACATTGTCCCGCTCCAGGAGACCAACGTCGCCTTGCCCTGTTCAAGAGCTTGAGCTCTCCCCAGGTGAAACCATGCTTCCTGTCTGATGTCGCCCTTCGCGATCGCAATAAAGGTGGCGATTCTGGCTTCGGAGCCGAGCAGGTCGTAAAAAGATTTTGCGCGCCGATCGGCGTCAACATCATACCCAATGCGGAGAAGTTTCTTTTTCTGATCATAGAGAAAACGAAAATCCATCTCTTTCAGAAGTTCGTCGGCTTCCACTGCGAGATGTCGGAGCCTGGTGGTAAGTTCCGCCGCGAATTGGAGGCTGACGCGGAGACCTGTGCGCAGAGACTTCATGGCGTTTGTCGCACCACCGTCTTGAGCCTGAAGTGGTAGATGGTCCAATTGTTTTTCGAGCATTTGGACCATCGCGGGCAGTGAATCCAGCGAGGCATCTTGCCCCGGCCCGCTTAACTGAAGGTGTCTGTACCCCGGCAAAAGCCAAGGCGTCAGAGTTTGCACACTGCTCCGCATGTTTACAATCCGCGCAAGAGTTTCAGCCAGCCACCAACGTAAATCGTCAGCCGGAGGCCGGTTGTTACTCTCCGCCTCCGCTTTGATGCGGGAAAGGACAGCCAGGGCTTCCTGGACTTGATTTTGAAGGTCGTGCAGGGCCTCGATCCAGTCCGCAGCGTTTTCTCCGATGCGGCCGGCCCTTAAGCCTAACTCGTGAATGTGCAACATAACTTCCGGCGTAAAAACTTTCTGATTCACCAGTTGCTGGACAATTAAGATATGGTCGCGGATGCCCTGCCATGTTTCTCTGGATTGAAGCGGCGCCTGGATCAGTCCAAGGCAAGCCTGCTTCAACGTCCAAAGGCAGGCCGCAAGGTTTCCACTGTCCACCGTGGAAACAAATTTAGGAGGAAGCGGCTCGAGGGTTTCCACGTCGTACCAATTCAGGAAATGGCCATTAAAACGTGGAAGCCGCTCTGCAGAACTTAATGTCTCTTCAGTCTGTTGGACAAACTCGGCAAGAGTGAGGTAGCCAAGGTGATGGGCGGCTAGGCGCGCGTTCAATAGCATTCCAAGGTTTGTGGGCGACATGATGGCCACCACCGCGGGGGGTTCTTCCTGAACGCGGTCAGGGATGAGGAAATGAACTCCAGCGTTGCTGAACTCGCGGAAGTATCTCCAGGTGGCAAGAGAAGCAAGCCTCAGGAAAGCGACATCCTGCTCCTCCAAGGATTTCTTGCGGCGGCGAGGCGGCTGGTTAATCCATTTCGTAAACACTCCAACCAGCAACCAAAGACCCAATATGGGTGCGGCCGCCGGTAATGCAGAGGGCCGGAGGATTGCCAGGGAGATGCCTGCCACCAGGGCGAACCCTGGGGTCAAGGCAAGGTAAGTGTCCACTGCTGTTTTTTTCCTGGCACCCACTTCTGCTTCGGCAGCCGTTTCCCATTCCAGGAGATTTCTATGAGTAATGACGAGGCGTGTGAGGGTCCTGGCGATGGCGTCGAGCATAACAAACGCCTTATGGGGCAGGAACACCAGCATGACAAATACCTGCAAATGCCCCGTGACAAAGACGTTGGCGCGCTCTTTCAAGAAGCCCTTCAAGTTGTCGTTGCCCCTCACCTGGGCCAGCGAGATGAGTGCCTCAACATATGTTGGAGCCAGCAGGAGCGCAAGGGTAATAGCCGTCCAGTAAAAAGCACCGCCGGGGAAGACAAACCAGCCGGCAAGTAACAGCAGGAACAAGTTCAGCTCAATCAGGCTGCGCCTGAGATTATCGAAGATTTTCCAGCGGGACAGCAGTGTGATGGGATTCGGAACCCGTCTGCCAAAGTAGTCCGGCACGCTGGGCAAAATCCATCGCAGGATCTGCCAGTCGCCTCGCGCCCAGCGGTGCATCCGGCGGCAATAGGCGCTGAAGTGCGATGGATAGTCGTCGATGACCTCGATGTCGGAAGCAAGTCCGGCTCTTCCGTAGACGCCCTCGATCAGGTCATGGCTCAGCAATGCGTTAGAAGGAAATCGATTTCCAAGCACCCGCTGGAAAGTCTCGACTTCATAAATTCCTTTACCTGTAAAACTGCCTTCGCCGAACAGGTCCTGATAAACGTCAGAGACAGCCTGCGTGTAGATATCAAACCCGGTCTCGCCGGAATAGATACTTGCCAGGCGTGATTTGCGTGCGGATTCAATGCTGATCCCAACTCTGGGTTGCAGGATGCCGTACCCTTCAACAACTGTGTTTGTTTTCCTGTCAATTACGGCACGATTCAGCGGGTGAGCCATCGTTCCGATAAGCTTATAAGCAGTATCCCGGGGCAGGCGAGTGTCCGAATCGAGCGTAATCACGTACCGAATCCCGCGCAAAATGGAGAGATCGCCAACTTTTACCGGGAAGTTATCCTCTTCACCAAGGAGTAGCTTGTTCAGATCGAGTAACTTACCCCTTTTTCTCTCCCACCCCATCCATCTGTTTTCTTGCGGGTTGTAGACACGACGACGGTGGAAGTGGAAGAAGCCGCCCTGACGGTCACCGGCGTACTTCCCGTTTAGCTGCTTAACAAGAGAACTGCACAACTCTACCAGGTCATCGTGGTCGTCGACGGGTTTCGATGTGTCGGGTGAATCGGTCAGCAGAGCGAAGTGCAGATTGGGGTCGCGGTTACCCAGGTAGCGGACCTCGAGAGATTCGACAATATGCCGAACCTCCGTTTCGTTGAGCAGCAAAGAGGGAACCACAACAAGGGCCGAGAACTCGGCCGGAATACCACCGGAGAAGTCCAGCCTCGGAAGCCGGCGTGGCGGCACAAGCCGGACGGTCAAGTGATTCATCAGACCAACCGCGGCCTGGCTTGCAGGAATCAGTAAGAGCAAACCTGGAATGAGAGGGATCACCGTACCCAGATGCCCAAGCAGAAGGAAGACCGCAACCAGTGTTGTGAGCTCAACCCCCGCAACGTAAAAAACTTCCGGCCATTCCAGGATGATGTCCTTTATTTTCCTCAGCAGCGAAGGACGATAGCCGATGATCCTCTTCATCTTCAGTGCGCCCTGTTCCGCCAGGTAATATCCGACATCGCTTCGGCGGCCTATGGCACGCTGATTCACTCCCCATTTTCGATCCCTGGCTTTCCGCGCGCAAAGAATGGCTCCCTTGGCAACATCGGTTTCACTTAACTTCGTGTACCGAACCAGATCGGACACTGCGTTGCGATAAAGATCGCGGCTTTCAAAGTCCATCCAGGGATATGCGCCGGAGGGATCTGACCGAAGAATATGGTCGACCACACAATTTGCTTCGAAAAACTCCTTCCACTCCATCTGGGAAATTTCATGAAGGCTGGTTATTATTGTCGAGGGAAGGGCATGGTGAATTTCCGGAGCAGTGCTTCCCGATTCCGAACCGGCTATAAATGCTCCAATCGCAATGGAAAGC
This genomic window contains:
- a CDS encoding glycosyl transferase; protein product: MARIFDEHSHNCRNAPAAGNGHSDIEIPLNKGELVKEMPDELRNEWLRALGTREARKWVTAGILKRPKVLKLRWKKAQRAIERTVLSLKEAPPEEQPVTEQQRWIHDNARFLRGVSKEVRDALKSMRDLPSLQPAPNEREIVPRAYQVANRFLHAAEFKFEDETLGEYVAGVQQVTALNIRELWALKPLLEFVLLEQLSIAIGAFIAGSESGSTAPEIHHALPSTIITSLHEISQMEWKEFFEANCVVDHILRSDPSGAYPWMDFESRDLYRNAVSDLVRYTKLSETDVAKGAILCARKARDRKWGVNQRAIGRRSDVGYYLAEQGALKMKRIIGYRPSLLRKIKDIILEWPEVFYVAGVELTTLVAVFLLLGHLGTVIPLIPGLLLLIPASQAAVGLMNHLTVRLVPPRRLPRLDFSGGIPAEFSALVVVPSLLLNETEVRHIVESLEVRYLGNRDPNLHFALLTDSPDTSKPVDDHDDLVELCSSLVKQLNGKYAGDRQGGFFHFHRRRVYNPQENRWMGWERKRGKLLDLNKLLLGEEDNFPVKVGDLSILRGIRYVITLDSDTRLPRDTAYKLIGTMAHPLNRAVIDRKTNTVVEGYGILQPRVGISIESARKSRLASIYSGETGFDIYTQAVSDVYQDLFGEGSFTGKGIYEVETFQRVLGNRFPSNALLSHDLIEGVYGRAGLASDIEVIDDYPSHFSAYCRRMHRWARGDWQILRWILPSVPDYFGRRVPNPITLLSRWKIFDNLRRSLIELNLFLLLLAGWFVFPGGAFYWTAITLALLLAPTYVEALISLAQVRGNDNLKGFLKERANVFVTGHLQVFVMLVFLPHKAFVMLDAIARTLTRLVITHRNLLEWETAAEAEVGARKKTAVDTYLALTPGFALVAGISLAILRPSALPAAAPILGLWLLVGVFTKWINQPPRRRKKSLEEQDVAFLRLASLATWRYFREFSNAGVHFLIPDRVQEEPPAVVAIMSPTNLGMLLNARLAAHHLGYLTLAEFVQQTEETLSSAERLPRFNGHFLNWYDVETLEPLPPKFVSTVDSGNLAACLWTLKQACLGLIQAPLQSRETWQGIRDHILIVQQLVNQKVFTPEVMLHIHELGLRAGRIGENAADWIEALHDLQNQVQEALAVLSRIKAEAESNNRPPADDLRWWLAETLARIVNMRSSVQTLTPWLLPGYRHLQLSGPGQDASLDSLPAMVQMLEKQLDHLPLQAQDGGATNAMKSLRTGLRVSLQFAAELTTRLRHLAVEADELLKEMDFRFLYDQKKKLLRIGYDVDADRRAKSFYDLLGSEARIATFIAIAKGDIRQEAWFHLGRAQALEQGKATLVSWSGTMFEYLMPLLWMRSYSGTMLDEGMHSAVVCQQKYARRRKVPWGISEAAFSARDHKGIYQYAAFGLPGLAVDSNALGDIVIAPYASFLALQVDPTSATRNLKLMWESGWFGRFGFYESADYSKRHAPGAKDYELIRCWMAHHQGMSLLAVCNLISQSSLQKWFHHEPRVMATELLLHEKVPFAAPEEPGPVNSWQRSPEVSTTENPLRSAVPEPAHESG